The Parvibaculaceae bacterium PLY_AMNH_Bact1 genome window below encodes:
- a CDS encoding methyl-accepting chemotaxis protein (Derived by automated computational analysis using gene prediction method: Protein Homology. GO_component: GO:0016020 - membrane [Evidence IEA]; GO_process: GO:0007165 - signal transduction [Evidence IEA]) translates to MKLFSKLNLSRASVAPQSSDASEKIDEVISVCKRVSQGDFEARISDVPEEAGATRDLCVHLNELVDRTDAYIRESTACLGYMERNQYFRRISEVGMLGSFLVASKTINVAADGIEQKMENFEELALSLEKAATTLNACAGEMRLSSGTSEEQATTVAAGAEEALTNVQTVAATAEELNSSVVEINRQISQSTEMTANVEVESRTVGEAIGELSKTSEQIGVIVELISGIAAQTNLLALNATIEAARAGEAGKGFAVVASEVKALASQTAKATEEIETQVGAVQEGTGRAVSSIEKVSETVAMLNEVSGAIAAAVEEQGTATTEIARSMSEASKGVGDISEGIATVSQKVQEVNQGSNDVMKISEELSSHAMQLKQSLERKSA, encoded by the coding sequence ATGAAACTCTTTTCAAAACTGAACTTAAGTCGTGCGTCGGTTGCTCCCCAGTCTTCTGACGCGAGCGAAAAAATTGACGAAGTGATCTCGGTTTGCAAACGCGTAAGCCAGGGCGATTTCGAAGCGCGGATCAGCGATGTGCCTGAGGAGGCGGGGGCAACCCGCGATCTTTGTGTGCATTTGAATGAACTCGTCGACAGGACCGATGCCTATATAAGAGAGTCAACGGCTTGTCTCGGCTATATGGAGCGCAATCAGTACTTCCGGAGAATTTCGGAAGTGGGCATGTTGGGGTCCTTTCTCGTTGCATCTAAGACGATCAATGTTGCTGCGGATGGAATAGAACAGAAAATGGAGAATTTCGAGGAGCTCGCCTTATCGTTGGAGAAGGCAGCGACCACCCTCAATGCATGCGCAGGCGAAATGCGTCTCTCCAGTGGGACATCAGAAGAGCAGGCCACGACTGTTGCCGCTGGTGCTGAAGAGGCATTGACCAACGTCCAGACTGTCGCTGCAACTGCTGAGGAATTGAATTCATCGGTAGTTGAGATCAATCGACAGATAAGCCAGTCCACTGAAATGACGGCGAACGTAGAGGTGGAAAGCCGTACTGTCGGCGAGGCCATTGGCGAGCTGTCCAAAACGTCAGAGCAGATCGGCGTCATTGTTGAGCTGATCAGTGGCATTGCAGCGCAGACAAACCTGCTTGCCCTTAACGCAACGATTGAAGCAGCCCGCGCTGGCGAAGCGGGCAAAGGCTTTGCTGTGGTTGCTAGTGAGGTTAAGGCTCTCGCCTCTCAGACAGCGAAAGCGACTGAGGAAATTGAAACCCAGGTTGGTGCTGTCCAGGAGGGCACGGGAAGGGCCGTTTCCTCTATTGAGAAAGTGTCAGAAACAGTCGCGATGCTGAACGAAGTGTCGGGCGCGATTGCCGCAGCCGTGGAAGAGCAGGGAACGGCAACCACCGAGATAGCGCGCAGCATGTCAGAGGCATCAAAAGGTGTTGGGGATATCTCAGAGGGGATTGCCACCGTCTCGCAGAAGGTGCAGGAGGTGAACCAGGGCTCAAACGATGTCATGAAAATCTCCGAGGAGCTTTCCTCTCATGCCATGCAGCTTAAGCAGAGCCTTGAAAGAAAATCTGCTTGA
- a CDS encoding PAS domain-containing protein (Derived by automated computational analysis using gene prediction method: Protein Homology.): protein MGTASKEVFFDRDSLIVSKTNLKGHLTYMNDVFLDVAGYREQELVGKPHNVIRHPDMPRCVFKLLWDRLQQGNEVFAYVVNVTKSGDYYWVVAHVTPSFDADGNIIGYHSTRRVPNADVVKDTIIPLYKDLIKIEKSHESRKAGLEASYQNLLDVLAEKKLGYDEFVAHLMQAA, encoded by the coding sequence ATGGGAACAGCCAGCAAGGAAGTTTTCTTCGATAGAGACAGTTTGATTGTGAGTAAGACGAACCTCAAAGGTCATCTTACGTATATGAACGATGTGTTTTTGGATGTCGCGGGATACCGAGAGCAGGAGCTTGTCGGGAAACCCCACAATGTCATTCGGCACCCAGACATGCCGCGGTGTGTTTTCAAACTTTTGTGGGACCGGCTACAGCAAGGCAACGAGGTGTTTGCCTATGTGGTCAACGTGACCAAAAGTGGCGACTACTATTGGGTTGTTGCCCATGTCACCCCGAGTTTTGATGCAGATGGAAACATCATTGGATATCACTCTACTCGGCGTGTGCCGAACGCGGATGTGGTGAAAGATACAATCATCCCGCTCTATAAAGACCTGATCAAAATTGAGAAAAGCCATGAAAGCCGCAAGGCTGGGCTTGAAGCATCTTATCAAAACCTGCTCGACGTCCTGGCGGAGAAGAAGCTCGGCTATGACGAGTTCGTTGCCCATCTGATGCAAGCAGCTTGA
- a CDS encoding Hsp70 family protein (Derived by automated computational analysis using gene prediction method: Protein Homology.) has protein sequence MGNWLGVDFGTSNSAAAFMAGDEVVHVELEEGRETIPTALFFDLYDKKVLSGRPANQALLDGAEGRYMRSLKSVLGTPLMKEQRVLLGRRTDFSEVITEFLRQLKDRAEKFADMPFDHVVAGRPVFFHRVDAERNVQAEQDLQACYHKAGFTEVRFMYEPEAAALESARDYTKGSVGLVVDIGGGTSDFTLFKAKEQGVRIIASNGVRVGGTDFDRQISYDHFMPLLGRGAQLTRRFAEGTIQAPAHIFSELATWEKIPFLYDEKTIQLAKGMERDAVDRPLFTRLVRVLERRLGHDLAFEAERTKIAHNEGSNRSLVDLSLIEPDLQTRLTEEGLENSLSRFGVEIAVAIQETLDAGGIEAQRVEAVVSVGGSSSMKIVTDAIQECLPNVAVQQGDVFTSIVDGLAIASQTS, from the coding sequence GTGGGTAACTGGCTCGGGGTGGATTTTGGCACCTCAAATTCGGCTGCGGCGTTCATGGCCGGTGACGAGGTTGTACATGTGGAACTAGAAGAAGGCCGGGAGACGATCCCAACGGCGCTCTTCTTCGATCTCTATGACAAAAAGGTACTTTCCGGACGGCCCGCAAACCAGGCTCTGTTGGATGGTGCCGAGGGTCGCTATATGCGATCGCTCAAAAGCGTGCTTGGTACGCCTTTGATGAAAGAGCAGCGTGTGCTCTTGGGGCGACGCACTGATTTTTCTGAAGTGATCACGGAGTTTCTGCGGCAGTTGAAAGACCGGGCGGAGAAGTTCGCCGACATGCCCTTTGATCATGTGGTGGCCGGGCGGCCTGTGTTCTTCCACCGGGTGGATGCTGAACGCAACGTCCAAGCTGAGCAGGACTTGCAGGCCTGCTACCATAAGGCAGGCTTCACTGAGGTGAGGTTTATGTATGAGCCGGAAGCAGCGGCGCTCGAAAGTGCGCGCGACTACACCAAGGGCAGCGTCGGGCTGGTTGTCGATATTGGTGGCGGGACATCTGACTTTACCCTGTTTAAGGCGAAAGAGCAGGGCGTCCGGATCATTGCGTCAAACGGTGTGCGGGTGGGGGGCACAGACTTTGACCGGCAGATCTCCTATGATCATTTCATGCCGCTTCTGGGGCGAGGAGCTCAACTCACGCGCCGCTTTGCCGAGGGTACGATTCAAGCGCCCGCGCACATTTTTTCAGAGCTTGCGACCTGGGAGAAGATCCCGTTTCTTTATGACGAGAAAACCATTCAGCTTGCAAAAGGTATGGAGCGGGATGCTGTCGACCGGCCCCTGTTCACGCGCCTCGTCAGGGTATTGGAGAGGCGGCTTGGTCACGACCTTGCTTTTGAAGCGGAACGAACAAAGATTGCGCACAATGAAGGCAGCAATCGCTCACTGGTGGACCTTAGCCTGATCGAACCTGACCTGCAGACCCGGCTCACCGAGGAAGGTCTTGAAAACAGTCTCTCGCGCTTCGGTGTCGAGATTGCTGTCGCTATCCAGGAGACTCTGGACGCAGGGGGCATTGAGGCGCAGCGCGTTGAAGCTGTCGTCAGTGTCGGCGGGTCTAGTTCGATGAAGATTGTCACAGATGCGATCCAAGAATGCTTGCCAAACGTGGCTGTTCAACAAGGCGATGTCTTCACATCCATTGTTGATGGGTTGGCGATTGCCTCTCAAACCTCTTGA
- a CDS encoding hypothetical protein (Derived by automated computational analysis using gene prediction method: GeneMarkS-2+.) has translation MRSKLETPFAIFTLITAVNHFAGETYYHVTLGQPLPAYIVDLIAISLMLLGSVYSLKDRTGSAAGWLAAAWGFALCLNYRSFFGRYERLSQEIANSNGEPDIVIKILGVTLTIAAISFIFSMYLASPQRNR, from the coding sequence ATGCGGTCAAAACTCGAAACCCCTTTCGCGATTTTCACGCTCATAACAGCCGTCAACCACTTTGCAGGTGAAACCTACTACCACGTCACCCTGGGCCAACCGCTTCCGGCCTACATTGTCGACCTCATTGCCATCAGCCTCATGTTGCTCGGAAGTGTCTACTCCCTGAAGGACAGGACAGGATCTGCTGCAGGATGGCTGGCCGCTGCTTGGGGTTTTGCTCTCTGCCTGAACTATCGGTCCTTTTTCGGCCGATATGAGAGATTGTCTCAGGAGATCGCAAACTCAAACGGAGAGCCGGACATCGTGATCAAAATTCTCGGAGTTACACTCACCATCGCCGCGATCAGCTTTATCTTTTCGATGTATCTGGCATCGCCCCAGCGCAATCGATAG
- a CDS encoding M23 family metallopeptidase (Derived by automated computational analysis using gene prediction method: Protein Homology.) produces the protein MQNSQFETSRSEGLMAKASLAGEMLQRFAKRLSASIPASTGAEFSRIGSMGYRGRWGTATTAVAALTLGMGAVAIGSLLSPQTSVDVSESVGEASVRVVTTMPLLAAQPEAPEPVEAESDTASLFSNPFTEEVVEPVSAAPLSFGAAYSFVTEPIRSTAAETVSVGRGDTLMGLLTNAGAARADAHRAIAAMTPLQDPRKVRAGQELELAFEEYVTESDDGDSEISRRLTSLSMKTDVDRQVTVNRTEDGDYAGMEIVAELETGHVQARGTINSSLFLAAADAGIPAAITVEMIRMYSYDIDFQREIRQGDTFEVFFTREYDEDGTPVREGDVLYASMNVRGKERRLWRHEPTDGGNWDYFDEQGRSMRKFLMKTPIDGARISSNFGNRRHPILGYTRLHAGTDFAAPSGTPIYAAGNGTIEMAQRNGSFGNYVRIRHANGYQTAYAHMRGYGRGIRKGVRVRQGQVIGYVGTTGRSTGPHLHYEVIRNGNKVNPQRIRVPTGRTLSGEQLAAFQESRSSINTLMAEAPSMTRLAEADIDN, from the coding sequence GTGCAAAATAGTCAGTTTGAAACATCGCGCTCAGAAGGCTTGATGGCGAAAGCCTCTTTGGCCGGAGAGATGCTCCAGCGCTTCGCAAAACGTCTAAGCGCGTCGATACCAGCATCAACAGGTGCTGAATTCTCAAGAATCGGGTCGATGGGCTACCGTGGACGTTGGGGGACAGCCACAACCGCGGTCGCGGCCCTAACGCTTGGCATGGGCGCTGTCGCAATTGGATCGCTCCTCTCTCCGCAAACAAGTGTCGATGTATCAGAAAGCGTCGGCGAGGCGTCAGTCCGTGTCGTGACGACCATGCCACTTCTGGCCGCCCAGCCTGAAGCACCTGAACCCGTCGAAGCAGAATCTGACACGGCAAGTCTCTTTAGCAATCCGTTTACAGAAGAAGTGGTTGAGCCTGTTTCAGCTGCACCACTGAGCTTCGGCGCCGCTTACAGCTTTGTCACCGAACCCATTCGCAGCACGGCGGCCGAAACAGTGTCTGTTGGTCGCGGCGACACATTGATGGGCCTACTGACGAATGCAGGCGCTGCTCGCGCTGATGCCCATCGCGCGATTGCAGCGATGACCCCCCTTCAGGACCCGCGCAAGGTCCGCGCAGGCCAGGAACTTGAACTCGCCTTCGAAGAATACGTAACCGAGTCCGACGACGGCGACAGCGAAATTTCACGGCGCCTCACATCGCTCAGCATGAAGACGGATGTGGATCGGCAAGTCACTGTAAATCGCACAGAAGACGGCGATTATGCAGGTATGGAAATTGTCGCGGAACTTGAAACCGGCCATGTCCAGGCGCGGGGCACCATCAATTCCAGCCTCTTTCTTGCAGCCGCAGACGCTGGCATTCCTGCAGCGATCACCGTCGAGATGATCCGCATGTATTCCTACGACATCGACTTCCAGCGGGAGATCCGCCAGGGCGATACGTTCGAAGTGTTCTTCACTCGCGAGTATGACGAGGACGGAACCCCCGTGCGCGAAGGCGATGTTCTCTACGCATCAATGAATGTACGCGGCAAAGAACGGCGCCTGTGGCGGCATGAACCAACCGATGGCGGAAATTGGGATTACTTCGACGAACAGGGACGCTCCATGCGGAAGTTCCTTATGAAGACACCAATTGATGGTGCTCGCATTTCGTCAAACTTCGGCAATCGTCGCCATCCGATTCTCGGGTACACAAGGCTCCACGCCGGCACAGATTTCGCGGCGCCAAGCGGCACGCCGATCTATGCAGCAGGCAATGGCACCATTGAGATGGCCCAGCGAAATGGCAGCTTCGGCAATTATGTTCGCATCCGTCATGCCAATGGCTACCAAACAGCCTATGCACACATGCGAGGCTATGGCCGTGGCATTCGCAAAGGTGTGCGCGTACGCCAGGGTCAGGTCATTGGTTATGTAGGAACCACGGGACGTTCGACTGGACCCCATCTCCACTATGAAGTGATCCGCAACGGCAACAAGGTGAACCCACAGCGTATCCGCGTACCAACAGGGCGCACACTTTCAGGCGAGCAACTTGCCGCGTTCCAGGAATCGCGAAGCAGCATCAACACGCTGATGGCTGAGGCACCGTCTATGACCCGCCTCGCTGAAGCGGACATTGATAACTGA
- a CDS encoding DUF2238 domain-containing protein (Derived by automated computational analysis using gene prediction method: Protein Homology.) — protein sequence MITDIKTPPGRLEKAALGVAFIGVTGWSAIDPADGLTWWLEALPAILLFAALAATQYRFPLTRITTWAIWALLLMMVIGAHYTYSGVPPFDWLKEQLNLSRNHYDRVSHVLQGVTVALFAREITRRTIEVRRSATLFALIIMATLGVSAGCELIEWLAAEIFDDGAMEFLGMQGDVWDAQKDMGLALIGAFVTIGLLRRAQDRQIDGT from the coding sequence TTGATAACTGACATCAAAACACCCCCAGGGCGGCTTGAGAAAGCAGCCTTGGGCGTCGCCTTCATTGGCGTGACAGGTTGGTCTGCTATTGATCCAGCGGATGGATTGACCTGGTGGCTTGAGGCGCTTCCCGCCATCCTGCTCTTTGCGGCCCTCGCCGCAACTCAGTATCGTTTTCCACTTACGCGCATTACCACTTGGGCTATCTGGGCCTTACTTCTGATGATGGTCATCGGGGCGCACTACACCTATTCCGGCGTACCACCCTTTGACTGGCTGAAAGAACAGCTCAACCTGAGCCGCAATCACTATGACCGCGTGAGTCATGTTCTGCAGGGTGTCACCGTGGCACTCTTCGCCAGAGAGATCACCCGTCGTACGATCGAGGTCCGCCGCAGTGCTACACTCTTTGCCCTGATAATCATGGCAACACTTGGGGTCAGTGCCGGCTGTGAATTGATCGAATGGCTGGCCGCGGAAATTTTTGACGACGGCGCGATGGAGTTCCTCGGAATGCAGGGAGACGTCTGGGACGCCCAAAAAGACATGGGCCTCGCCCTTATCGGCGCCTTTGTCACCATCGGCTTGCTTCGCAGAGCCCAGGACCGCCAGATTGACGGGACCTGA
- a CDS encoding GyrI-like domain-containing protein (Derived by automated computational analysis using gene prediction method: GeneMarkS-2+.), with protein MSEETNMSAHKARNGAPLFEINMNDPKTTAPSDLITDIYVPLK; from the coding sequence ATGTCTGAAGAAACAAACATGTCCGCACATAAAGCGCGCAATGGCGCGCCGCTCTTTGAGATCAATATGAATGATCCAAAGACGACGGCACCATCGGACCTCATCACAGATATCTACGTGCCGCTAAAATAG
- a CDS encoding enoyl-CoA hydratase (Derived by automated computational analysis using gene prediction method: Protein Homology.), protein MSIADTGTDHLLAELDEGVLTLTMNRPEARNAMSGEMTGALQATLEAAQLDTDVRCIVLTGAGKGFCAGGDVKGMAASGDGSQDENTIDFRIHRQRLNQRGTSGKLYEMPKPTLAALPGAAAGAGLGLALACDMRIMASNAVMTTAFARVGFSGDYGGTFFLTQLVGTAKARELYYLSDRVSAADALDLGLTNWVCEPEELQVKAQEIARRLATGPTVAYRYMKENLNRAISSGDLNDCMDLEATHHIHCGQTEDHQNATKAFVEKREPVFTGR, encoded by the coding sequence ATGAGCATTGCAGATACAGGAACAGACCATCTTCTCGCCGAGCTGGATGAGGGCGTGCTGACGCTCACAATGAACCGGCCAGAGGCGCGCAATGCCATGTCGGGTGAGATGACCGGTGCGCTTCAGGCAACGCTCGAAGCCGCGCAGCTGGATACAGATGTTCGTTGCATCGTTTTGACAGGTGCCGGTAAGGGCTTCTGTGCTGGTGGTGATGTAAAAGGCATGGCTGCAAGTGGGGATGGTTCTCAGGACGAAAACACAATCGACTTCCGCATTCATCGGCAGCGTCTCAATCAGCGGGGCACCTCTGGGAAACTCTACGAGATGCCAAAGCCAACTCTGGCTGCGCTTCCGGGTGCCGCAGCGGGAGCCGGGCTTGGTCTCGCGTTGGCTTGCGACATGCGAATCATGGCGAGCAATGCGGTGATGACAACCGCCTTCGCTCGGGTGGGTTTTTCAGGCGACTATGGGGGAACATTTTTCCTCACACAGCTCGTGGGAACGGCTAAGGCACGGGAGCTTTATTATCTCTCTGATCGTGTTTCTGCGGCCGACGCGTTGGATTTGGGGCTTACGAACTGGGTCTGTGAGCCTGAAGAGCTGCAGGTCAAAGCACAAGAGATTGCGCGACGCCTGGCAACGGGACCAACTGTCGCCTATCGCTATATGAAAGAGAACCTCAACCGCGCGATCTCTTCCGGCGATCTGAATGACTGCATGGACCTTGAGGCGACCCATCATATTCATTGTGGTCAGACCGAAGACCATCAGAATGCGACCAAGGCATTTGTCGAAAAACGAGAGCCAGTGTTCACCGGTCGGTGA
- the ppk2 gene encoding polyphosphate kinase 2 (Derived by automated computational analysis using gene prediction method: Protein Homology. GO_component: GO:0005575 - cellular_component [Evidence IEA]; GO_function: GO:0008976 - polyphosphate kinase activity [Evidence IEA]; GO_process: GO:0006793 - phosphorus metabolic process [Evidence IEA]) yields MNDKLIGDELKALESKPAGESEVLGAPPGASERVVDGPEKGASTAPPVESTRVAKTVEKKPKQTTGEQLHTLAQMRHDPEAIRHAFETGAYPYKTKMKRPTYERHKAELQVELLKVQKWVEETNEKIVVLFEGRDAAGKGGTIKRFMEHLNPRGARVVALPKPTDRQKSQWFFQRYIEHLPAGGEIVMFDRSWYNRAGVDRVMGFCSPTEYLEFMREAPELERMLTQSGIRLFKYWFSVTQEEQKRRFASREVDPLKQWKLSPIDRASLNKWNDYTEAKEAMFFYTDTADAPWTIVKSNDKKRARLNCMQHFLSALPYPDKNHHVVRGPDPLIVGNTEHVIGRNEHILGASLHPDLRRNGEGAQ; encoded by the coding sequence ATGAACGACAAGCTCATTGGGGATGAATTGAAAGCGCTGGAAAGCAAACCAGCAGGGGAGTCTGAGGTGCTGGGTGCGCCTCCGGGGGCGTCTGAGCGAGTCGTCGACGGACCGGAGAAGGGTGCCAGCACGGCGCCGCCGGTAGAGAGCACCCGTGTTGCGAAGACGGTGGAGAAAAAACCGAAGCAGACCACCGGTGAGCAGCTCCATACCCTTGCGCAGATGCGGCATGATCCTGAGGCAATCCGGCATGCCTTCGAGACCGGTGCCTATCCGTACAAAACAAAAATGAAACGCCCCACCTATGAACGTCATAAGGCCGAACTGCAGGTGGAGCTCCTGAAAGTTCAGAAGTGGGTTGAGGAAACCAACGAGAAGATTGTCGTCCTGTTTGAAGGCCGTGATGCTGCAGGTAAGGGCGGAACGATTAAGCGGTTCATGGAGCATCTCAACCCGCGGGGTGCTCGCGTGGTCGCGCTGCCAAAGCCGACAGACCGACAGAAGTCCCAATGGTTTTTTCAACGCTATATCGAGCATCTGCCAGCTGGCGGTGAGATCGTGATGTTTGACCGTTCCTGGTACAACCGCGCGGGCGTGGACCGGGTTATGGGCTTTTGTTCACCGACTGAATATCTGGAGTTTATGCGTGAAGCTCCTGAGCTTGAACGCATGCTGACGCAAAGCGGCATTCGTCTCTTTAAATATTGGTTCTCAGTTACGCAGGAAGAGCAGAAACGCCGCTTCGCCTCCCGAGAGGTTGACCCGCTTAAGCAGTGGAAGCTTTCACCAATTGACCGGGCCTCACTCAACAAATGGAATGACTACACGGAAGCCAAAGAGGCCATGTTCTTCTACACCGACACGGCGGACGCACCCTGGACCATCGTGAAGTCCAATGACAAGAAGCGGGCGCGGCTCAATTGCATGCAGCATTTTCTGAGTGCCTTGCCCTATCCGGACAAAAACCATCATGTGGTGCGCGGCCCAGACCCCTTGATTGTTGGCAACACAGAACATGTGATTGGACGCAACGAACACATTCTGGGAGCCAGTCTGCATCCGGATCTGCGACGGAATGGTGAGGGTGCTCAATAG
- a CDS encoding YnfA family protein (Derived by automated computational analysis using gene prediction method: Protein Homology. GO_component: GO:0016020 - membrane [Evidence IEA]), with protein sequence MNGFYVAAAAAEIAGCFAIWAWARDGQSSWWLAPGVVLLVLFAFLLTKVDSAFAGRAYAAYGGIYIVASLVWMFVVERTMPDRWDLAGGGVSALGALIIVYGDRT encoded by the coding sequence ATGAATGGCTTCTACGTGGCCGCCGCTGCAGCAGAGATTGCTGGGTGCTTTGCAATCTGGGCTTGGGCCCGAGACGGACAGAGCAGCTGGTGGCTAGCACCAGGTGTTGTGCTTCTCGTTCTTTTTGCTTTTCTACTGACGAAGGTCGATAGCGCCTTCGCCGGGCGGGCGTATGCGGCCTATGGTGGGATCTACATCGTGGCATCTCTCGTTTGGATGTTTGTTGTCGAGCGAACAATGCCCGATCGTTGGGATCTCGCTGGCGGTGGTGTTTCGGCGTTGGGTGCTTTGATCATTGTTTACGGAGACCGCACTTAG
- a CDS encoding hypothetical protein (Derived by automated computational analysis using gene prediction method: GeneMarkS-2+.), which yields MSGLDQTGRRAALGAVFGVVLCALPPVLVVMFGAGVLAYLPTWFDLAWLDFVLIPFIVLLGSFALYRWWRGRSNSQAAR from the coding sequence ATGAGTGGGCTTGATCAAACAGGCAGACGGGCGGCGCTGGGGGCGGTGTTTGGTGTCGTGCTCTGCGCGCTGCCGCCAGTGTTGGTGGTGATGTTTGGAGCAGGTGTTCTGGCTTACCTGCCTACATGGTTTGACTTGGCTTGGCTCGACTTTGTCTTGATTCCGTTCATTGTCTTACTGGGGTCCTTCGCTCTGTATCGCTGGTGGCGTGGTCGCTCAAATTCGCAGGCCGCCCGATGA
- a CDS encoding hypothetical protein (Derived by automated computational analysis using gene prediction method: GeneMarkS-2+.) has product MDEKTEIASTNENEGPSCAIDKSCCGGVSANEIVDAGCTLNPAEMPERLGRWQVLFGQMLGYDRRPDHAVFRFLQSAELDAELQDLVKLEQVCCAHVSWDVRVEGNEVLLTLTAEQEVLGVLVRSLSDEFVVGA; this is encoded by the coding sequence ATGGACGAGAAAACAGAGATAGCTTCTACAAATGAGAACGAGGGGCCAAGCTGCGCCATCGACAAGTCTTGTTGCGGCGGTGTGTCGGCAAACGAAATAGTGGATGCTGGGTGCACGCTGAATCCGGCAGAGATGCCAGAACGGCTTGGCAGGTGGCAGGTACTGTTTGGACAGATGCTGGGCTATGACCGCCGACCTGACCATGCTGTGTTTCGTTTTTTGCAGAGCGCGGAGCTGGACGCCGAACTTCAAGATCTGGTGAAGCTGGAACAGGTTTGCTGTGCGCATGTGTCCTGGGATGTGAGGGTCGAAGGCAATGAAGTTCTGTTGACACTCACCGCTGAACAGGAGGTGCTCGGGGTGCTTGTGCGCAGCCTTTCCGATGAGTTTGTAGTTGGCGCATGA
- a CDS encoding MerR family transcriptional regulator (Derived by automated computational analysis using gene prediction method: Protein Homology. GO_function: GO:0003677 - DNA binding [Evidence IEA]; GO_process: GO:0006355 - regulation of DNA-templated transcription [Evidence IEA]) — translation MSDLTIGAVAKETGLNTSSIRYYESIGLLPPAPRKSGRRLYDPSVIDRLRIIEAAKALDFTLDEMKLFFEGVSETSPPSKVWRAFADTKLDAIEKQIAHAQSLQRILKMGLTCECLKLSDCMPVGPEPGWNPNCRPV, via the coding sequence ATGTCAGATCTGACGATTGGAGCTGTCGCCAAGGAAACCGGCCTCAACACATCATCCATTCGCTACTACGAATCCATCGGCCTGCTGCCTCCAGCACCGCGCAAAAGCGGGCGACGCCTCTACGACCCCAGCGTGATCGATCGCTTGCGCATCATCGAAGCAGCAAAAGCCCTCGACTTCACATTGGATGAGATGAAACTCTTCTTTGAAGGCGTGTCAGAAACGAGCCCTCCAAGCAAGGTATGGCGCGCCTTTGCCGACACAAAGCTTGATGCCATCGAAAAGCAGATTGCCCACGCCCAATCCTTGCAGCGCATTTTGAAGATGGGTCTGACTTGTGAATGCCTGAAGCTGAGCGATTGCATGCCCGTCGGGCCTGAACCTGGTTGGAACCCAAACTGCCGCCCAGTTTAA